From Tautonia marina:
GACGACTCAGCCCCGATCGAGGCCCGAGTTCGATCGTACCTCCACGTCAACTGCTCGACCTGCCACGTGAAGGAGGGAGGCGGGAACTCACTCATGGAACTCGGGCTGAGGACTCCAATCGATCGGATGCATCTGATCAACGAGGTTCCCCAGCACACCCAGTTCGAGATCCCTGACGCTCGGCTTGTCGTCCCTGGAGAGCCCGAGCGATCGATCCTGTATCAGCGCGTGAATCGGCGATTAACGGGTCAGATGCCACCGTTGATGTCGACCGAAATTGATCGAGAGGCGGTGGATCTGATCGCGGAGTGGATTCGATCGCTGCCTTCCTCGGGTGAATAGGTTGGCAGTGTTTGGCAGGTCAGGACACGTCCCCCGCTCTCCACTGGCTGGAGAGCGGGGGAACGAATCAACGGAGCAGAACCTCCGGGTGGGATTCCCTTCCTCACACGGATTATCGTTCCGCGGCCACTTCGGAACTTTGAGCCGGTTGAGGGGGTGACTGGGGAAAGGAGAGCGGTTCGAGGGACCAGTCGATCGCATTGCGAAGTAACCGGCGGAAGGAGGGTTGCTCGAAGTCTCCCCGATGACCGAGCGAGGTGTAGAAGACGCGGGAACCGGTCGGGCCTAGGTGGGTCCAGGCCACAGGCTCGGGCTCCTGGTCAGGAATTGCGCCGATGAGGAGAGGTGTCGTGGACGAGGCGAGCGGTCGGACCTTGTAGAGGGAGCCCTTCCCAATCAGGGTCGAGGCGTCAACCCCCTCCAGAATCGGGTGCCCCTTACAGGAATCCGCGACCGAGATGGCCGACTCGATTCCGTTGGGATGGTGGTTGGTGTAGCTGCCGCCGAGGACCTGGGCATCGAACTCGGGCCAGGACGCGACCCCTTCGGGCAACTCGGAATTCCCTCGCAGGCTAAAGCCGTGACTGGCCGTTCGGATGCCGATGACCGGCTTCCCACGAGCCACGTGGTCGCGGATCCTCGCCAGTTGATCGGCTCGGAGGGGACGTCTTCGCATGCTGACGAACATGAGATCGGCATCCTCCAGGACACCGAGACTGTCCAGGGCGTGCTGGTCGTCGTCGGAGCCGAAGACGAAGCTGACCCGGTAATCGCGGCCGAGGGATTCTTCTGCAAAAGGAGGTAGGGTTTGTTCCGTTTCGTACTCATCTTCAGCGATGAGGAAGACGACATGCGGTCGGCGGTCGTCCTGGAAGCGGAAGGGCTTGCCTCCAATGAGCTGATCGCTGGTGATGGTGGGGCAAACAAATTTCTCGATGTGTTCGACGATCCGATCCGTCCCCGTGTAGTGGCTCACGAAGGGGGGCCGGGCCGGGTTGTACATGGTGTCGGTCATGTCGCGCATCAGGACGACATTCTTGCCATTCTTCGCCATCTGGCGGAGGCCGAACGGGCGGCCGAGTACGCACATATTGGTATGAACGCCCAGAAGGATGACGTTGTCGATCGAACGATCCTCCAGGATGCTCCAGATCTCCTCCCCGTCGTCGCTGATGTAGTCGCGTTCGGGGTCAATGTGAAGCCGATCGGTTTGCGATTTCCAGGGGGAGCGGGGGTTCCGACCCATTGAGGAGAGCTTCTCGGCCCAGGCCGCATGCTCGGCGGGGTCGTCATCCTCGCCGCCGTCAGACTGGTCGATGGGGTACTGGCCCCCCTCCTCGGCGGGAATCTGGTCGCACCACTGGCCGATGTCGGGAGGGAGCGTCCCGGATCGTGGTGTCTGAATCGCCCGATCGCGGGACGGGTGCCCCTCGTAGGCGGCCATGCAACTGCTGGGGGCGTGGATGATGGTC
This genomic window contains:
- a CDS encoding ThuA domain-containing protein — its product is MRGISETEVGMARAIALTTLLVTLTLAVPVHSDARGDQETGPMDLTLRSREELPGAEGVYRAVEREETWQPEATAVIVCDMWDLHHCLNATRRGAELAPRMDQVLRDARRRGATIIHAPSSCMAAYEGHPSRDRAIQTPRSGTLPPDIGQWCDQIPAEEGGQYPIDQSDGGEDDDPAEHAAWAEKLSSMGRNPRSPWKSQTDRLHIDPERDYISDDGEEIWSILEDRSIDNVILLGVHTNMCVLGRPFGLRQMAKNGKNVVLMRDMTDTMYNPARPPFVSHYTGTDRIVEHIEKFVCPTITSDQLIGGKPFRFQDDRRPHVVFLIAEDEYETEQTLPPFAEESLGRDYRVSFVFGSDDDQHALDSLGVLEDADLMFVSMRRRPLRADQLARIRDHVARGKPVIGIRTASHGFSLRGNSELPEGVASWPEFDAQVLGGSYTNHHPNGIESAISVADSCKGHPILEGVDASTLIGKGSLYKVRPLASSTTPLLIGAIPDQEPEPVAWTHLGPTGSRVFYTSLGHRGDFEQPSFRRLLRNAIDWSLEPLSFPQSPPQPAQSSEVAAER